In Arsenicicoccus dermatophilus, a genomic segment contains:
- the rplL gene encoding 50S ribosomal protein L7/L12 has product MAKLTTDELLDAFKEMTLIELSEFVKQFEDTFGVTAAAPVAVAAAGAPAAGGGDAAAAEEKDEFDVILTAAGDKKIQVIKEVRALTSLGLKEAKDLVDGAPKPVLEGANKETAEKAKAALEGAGATVELK; this is encoded by the coding sequence ATGGCTAAGCTCACCACCGACGAGCTCCTTGACGCCTTCAAGGAGATGACCCTGATCGAGCTCTCCGAGTTCGTCAAGCAGTTCGAGGACACCTTCGGCGTGACCGCCGCCGCCCCGGTCGCGGTTGCCGCCGCCGGCGCCCCCGCCGCGGGCGGTGGCGACGCCGCCGCTGCCGAGGAGAAGGACGAGTTCGACGTCATCCTCACCGCTGCCGGCGACAAGAAGATCCAGGTCATCAAGGAGGTCCGCGCGCTGACCTCTCTCGGCCTCAAGGAGGCCAAGGACCTCGTCGACGGCGCTCCCAAGCCCGTTCTCGAGGGTGCCAACAAGGAGACCGCCGAGAAGGCCAAGGCTGCCCTCGAGGGCGCCGGCGCCACCGTCGAGCTCAAGTGA
- the rplJ gene encoding 50S ribosomal protein L10, translating to MATADKQTAIAEITDKFRGSSAAVLTEYRGLTVKQLSELRGSIREHATYAVVKNTLTRIAAKEAGITAFDEHLSGPSAIVFVTGDPVETAKSLRDFAKANPALVIKAGVLDGKPLSTEEITKLADLESREVLLAKLAGAMNASLSKAVYLFAAPLSQTARVVDALRQKVEAEGPVAAAPAADDSAEAPAEATDDVAAGGDES from the coding sequence ATGGCAACCGCTGACAAGCAGACTGCCATCGCCGAGATCACGGACAAGTTCCGTGGCTCGAGCGCGGCCGTGCTGACGGAGTACCGCGGTCTGACCGTGAAGCAGCTCTCCGAGCTGCGCGGATCGATCCGTGAGCACGCGACCTATGCCGTGGTCAAGAACACGCTGACCCGGATCGCTGCGAAGGAGGCCGGAATCACGGCCTTCGACGAGCACCTCTCGGGCCCGAGCGCCATCGTCTTCGTGACGGGCGACCCGGTCGAGACGGCCAAGAGTCTGCGTGACTTCGCCAAGGCCAACCCGGCCCTTGTCATCAAGGCCGGTGTGCTCGACGGGAAGCCGTTGAGCACGGAGGAGATCACCAAGCTCGCGGACCTCGAGTCCCGCGAGGTGCTCCTCGCCAAGCTGGCGGGCGCCATGAACGCCTCGCTCAGCAAGGCTGTCTACCTCTTCGCCGCACCCCTGTCGCAGACGGCCCGCGTGGTCGACGCCCTGCGCCAGAAGGTCGAGGCCGAGGGTCCCGTCGCGGCTGCTCCGGCGGCCGACGACTCCGCCGAGGCCCCGGCCGAGGCTACCGACGACGTCGCCGCGGGTGGCGACGAGAGCTGA